ATCTGATTATACCCCAATTTAACATTGAGTCGCAAAAGTGCCTACATAACGTCCATTTAACCTGCCGATTCGTCACGGAGTGTTGGCGTGATTTTTGAATGGAGGGACGATTAGTCCTGGAATGGCTGAAAGCAAAAATCATGACAAAGAATCGGACTGGTTCAAATGTTTGTTATGTAGCGCCCCCAGTTTTGAAATAAGGGGTCTATAAACCCTATTTCAGAAGATTTCTGACGAAGTAAAACTTTGTTGAAGCCGTTAGGCTGAACCCTGCCTGACCGGATCATATCATGTAATTATTAAAATAACCAAAGGTAAAAGTTTAGACTTACAGTCCCCTCTTTTTCCTTTTTTTATTTTTTTAATATGTTTTAAAATCTCAATTTTTTACCAGTTAGAATCTGATTATACCCCAATTTAACATTGAGTCGCAAAAGTGCCTACATAACGTCCATTTAACCTGCCGATTCGTCACGGAGTGTTGGCGTGATTTTTGAATGGAGGGACGATTAGTCCTGGAATGGCTGAAAGCAAAAATCATGACAAAGAATCGGACTGGTTCAAATGTTTGTTATGTAGCGCCCCCAGTTTTGAAATAAGGGGTCTATAAACTCTATTTCAGAAGATTTCTGACGAAGTAAAACTTTGTTGAAGCCGTTAGGCTGAACCCTGGCTGACCGGATCATATCATGTAATTATTAAAATAACCAAAGGTAAAAGTTTAGACTTACAGTCCCCTCTTTTTCCTTTTTTTATTTTTTTAATATGTTTTAAAATCTCAATTTTTTACCAGTTAGAATCTGATTATACCCCAATTTAACATTGAGTCGCAAAAGTGCCTACATAACGTCCACTTGAGATGACGGCTTCGAGCCTGGAGCGAAGCGGAAGGATTGGCAACCTACTTGCCCACGAAGTGGAACAGCAAGTAGGATGACAAAGAAACGTTCTTCTCCAAGTGTTTGTTATACAGCCCCTCTATATATATTTATCTAAATTCTGCATTCCAAGTAATAAATATTCTACACTATAGTCTTTATATTTTTTTAATAATTTTACAGATTTATTTTTTAGATCATTCATTTTAGCTTTATCAAGGTTCATTTTTATTTCGCCAATTATAATTTTTTTATCAAGATCATTAACAGCAACTAAATCTATTTCATTAAGATTACCACGTTCCCAATAATTTCCAATAATATTAAATTCAGATTTCTCTTTGAAGATCTCTTGATACATCTTTTCTAATAATGGGCCTTTATAAACCTGTATATATTTTTCATAATATTTTTTTATATATTCAAAATTATAATTTTCTATTGCAGTTCTATTTATTTGTATAAACCTAAACCAAAATTTTAAAAAATTATCTTTTATGTGATACTTTTGAACTTTTCCAGTTGGTTTCGCTCCTACAGGTTTATTTTTATTTATTAAGTCATAATCTATTTCTAGTTTTTCTAAATATCCACCAATATTTTTTTCTAGTATAGATTCTATTTCAGAACGAGATGTTCTACCCTCCGACATTAATTCTAGTATAGAGAAATAAGTTCCATATTCTTTTCCAAATTCTTCTATTAATATTGTTTTACCCTCATTAATAAATGGAGAATCTTCACTAATATAATAATCAATTATTAATTTCTCAGACCATTTTTTATCATTAACTAGTATTTCTATATATCTTGGTATTCCACCAGTAATTAAAAATATTATGAACAGATTTTCAGTAGTAAAGCTATTATTATCTAACAATATTTGTTTTATTGTTTTTGGAGAAAAAGGTTTTAAGTATACTACCATATCAGCTCTACCAAATAATGGTTCTTTACTATTTTGAAATATCTTATGCATTAATGAATATATTGATCCTATAAATATCACTTGCATTTTTGATTCAAACTTATAACTGTCCCATAAATTTTGTAAATCAGAATATACAGATGGATTAATGTTATAGAACTCTTGAAACTCATCAATTATTATTACAATTTCTTCTTTCTTAGCTATTTCTAATAAAAGTTTGAATATATCTTTAAAGTTAGATATTTCTCCAATCACTGGATAATCTAGTTTATCTTGTATTGTTGCAACGAATTCTTTACAAAGAAGCTTCTCTGATTTCTTTGATATAAATAAATAAAGTGATTTCTTATTATTAGCAAATTTTGTAGCTAATGAAGTCTTCCCTATTCTACGACGTCCAGTAAGAACAGTCATTTTTGATGATGAACCTAATGTTGTGTATTGTTTTTCAAGAAACTGTAATTCCTTTTCTCTAGCGTAAAATTTCATTTAGTTTACCCCTTATAGTAATTGTAACACACATTATGATAACTGTCATTACTATAAGAGAGCGTTTAGAGTCTGTATAACGCCCATTTAACCTGCCGATTCGTCACGGAGTGTTGGCGTGATTTTTGAATGGAGGGACGATTAGTCCTGGAATGGCTGAAAGCAAAAATCATGACAAAGAATCGGACTGGTTCAAATGTTTGTTATGTAGCGCCCCCAGTTTTGAAATAAGGGGTCTATAAACCCTATTTCAGAAGATTCCTGACGGAGTAAAACTTTGTTGAAGCCGTTAGGCTGAACCCTGCCTGACCGGATCATATCATGTAATTATTAAAATAACCAAAGGTAAAAGTTTTGATTTACAGTCCCCTATTTTTCCTTTTTTTATTTTTTTAATATGTTTTAAAATCTCAAATTTTTACCAGTTAGAATCTGATTATACCCCAATTTAACATTGAGTCGCAAAAGTGCCTACATAACATCCATTTAACCTGCCGATTCGTCACGGAGTGTTGGCGTGATTTTTGAATGGAGGGACGATTAGTCCTGGAATGGCTGAAAGCAAAAATCATGACAAAGAATCGGACTGGTTCAAATGTTTGTTATGTAGCGCCCCCCAGTTCTGAAATAAGGGGTCTATAAACCCTATTTCAGAAGAATTCTGACGAAGTAAAACTTTGTTGAAGCCGTTAGGCTGAACCCTGGCTGACCGGATCATATCATGTAATTATTAAAATAACCAAAGGTAAAAGTTTAGACTTACAGTCCCCTATTTTTCCTTTTTTTATTTTTTAATATGTTTTAAAATCTCAATTTTTTACCAGTTAGAAACTGATTATACCCCAATTTAACATTGAGTCGCAAAAGTGCCTACATAACGTCCTATTGAGCAGTTTTACGGCCGGAGTGAAACGGAGGTGTTGGCGCATTATTTGCTTTTTCTGCAAATAGTGTGAAAACAGTAAAATCTGTTCGAATAGCTTGTTATGTAGCGCCCCCAGTTTTGAAATAAGGGGTCTATAGACTCTATTTCAGAAGATTTCTGACGAAGTAAAACTTTGTTGAAGCCGTTAGGCTGAACCCTGCCTGACCGGATCATATCATGTAATTATTAAAATAACCAAAGGTAAAAGTTTAGACTTACAGTCCCCTATTTTTCCTTTTTTTATTTTTTAATATGTTTTTAAATCTCAATTTTTTACCAGTTAGAAACTGATTATACCCCAATTTAACATTGAGTCGCAAAAGTGCCTACATAACGTCCAATTAACTTGTTTTTCGGCCGGAGCGAAGCAGAGGTGTTGGCGCATTATTTGCCCACGAAGTGGATCAGCAAATAGTGTGAAAACAGAAAAATCCAGTTCAATTGTTTGTTATACTTCTTACTACATTATCCAAAATTAATTTCACTAGGAAATTTATCTTTTACTTTCTTCTTATATTTGTTCAGTTTTCGGTAATCAACATACCCTTTGTGTTGTAAAATTCCTAAAATTACAGATTGTTCAATTTTAAGTTTTTTGGAGATTATATTTAATTTTTCTTCAGAAAAATACTTAGTATATTGTAATGATTCAGTAATTATTTCTTCCACTCTGAGTAATTCTTCAGCTTTTTCATCAGCTTCTTTTTCTAATTGATCATTAGAGTCATTATTTGTTAAATCATCTAAAAAGTACTTATCTTTAAAGTTTGATAAATGTTTTATCACATGTGCTATTTCATGAGCTAAAGTGAACCAAAAATTATCTATCCTATCATATCTACAAGTGTAAACAATTACTGGATTTTCTTCATCGTAAAAACAAGCTCCATCTAAATAAGTTTTAGTTAAATGTGAAAGAACTAAAAATTTTATACCTGCTTGATTTAAATCTGCTATAATTTCATTTATACCATTAGTGGAAACAGTATAACTTGTATAATTTTTAATAATTTTATGTAATTTATCCTTATTATACTTAGGTACATTTATAGTTTTTGCCTTCAATAAAGCGATTCTTTGCCAAGTCGTAGAGTAATAATTTGTAAATTCTTCATTTGTTTTGCTTTGTCTAGCACAATATTTTTTTTCACAATTCTCATATATAGATATATCATTTGGCTTTTTATCCCAAATATTTTCATACAATGACTCATATCCAGAAGCAGTATTATCTATAGAAAACCAACCTTTTTTTCTAATTTCTGAAACAGGCATGAATTTTCTTATTTTAGCTTTTATTTGAGTTGCTGTCTCTTTGTCTGTAATAGGTTCCAATTTTAATCTATATTGTGTATCGAGGTTTACCCAAAATTCAGCACTAGTACTAAAGGCATCAGCTAATAATTTAGCCACTTTTATAGTTATATGTGCTTTATCATTAATTATTTTACTTAATTGTTTTGGTGATATATCAATTATTTGTGCCAAATCTTCTTGATTCCAACCTCTGGATTCAAGGTATTTTTTTATAGTATAACCAGGTCCTATATTAATAAATGGTCTTAGATTACTAACTGTATTCATATCTTGTCTCCTTAATAATTATTGGTAATGTTTACTGACTTCATCAATACCAACAATTCCTATAGTTTGATCATCATTTTCCCACTCTATATCAACTTCAAGACGATATTTTCTATTAATCCTAAATGAGTGCCTATTTTTAAAACCCTGTAATTTCTCAAAATTTAGTGAAGGTTGATCCCAGAAATCATATATATCTTTTGCCGCATCTATAATACCAACAAGCCATATAAAGTCACGTACAATTTCTTCACTTAATTTATATTTTTTACTTTTACCTGTTGTATACAATTTTTCAAGTTTCTTATTAGAGAAATAACATTTCACAATTTAATTTTCCTATTAATACACCTATATGTCAACACGTATTACCTTTTAGGTTAAATTTAGTTGACGTTTTTAATTTGTAGGTGTATATTATTTTCATGGAGTAAAAAAAAAGCTCCACCCATACAAATAATGGAATGAAGCCTGTTTATTAATCTGCAAATTAACAATAACAGCTTAAAATTCTTCTGTCAATTATTTCAGTTCTTTTAGTGTTACTTCAAGAGTTATTTGTGTTAAGCTTAATTAAAAGGACATATAAAATGGCGAATAAAACAGTACCTGTTAAACCACATAGAAGGTCAAAGCCTTCTACACCAGCTTATCCTGGCCCAGGAAAGAAACCTGGCCCAAAAACAGTACCAGTTAGACCTCATAGAAGATCTAATCCATCGTAGTTTTCGCTGGGTTTTTAATACCCAGCTTTACTGATTTTCCATATAAAATACGAAATATTAATAATATCTTTGAATTATGACTCAAATATCGATGAAATTTAAGTAAGTATAACATATTATATAACTAGTTTTGACATCCTTTTTTAGCAAATGATTACAATATCAACATAAGCCTATTAAAAATAACATTTAATTGAAGCTATATAAACAAACTAACTATAGTTGTTATGCGGAAACGTAAATAATAAGGGGGGCTAGTAATGGAGATGGAAGAGTTCTTAATATCAAAAGGTGTGCCAAATCATAAAATTGTATTTTTTAAATATTGGATCGATTCATATATAAGTTTTATCTCAACAAATAAAAACGTTAATGATAATGTATTTTTTAGTAAATTGGACCTTACAAGTCCAGCTTGGAAAATATCCCAAGCAAGATTGGCTATAAAATATTATAAGGATTATTCAAATAAAATAGAGAAAAATGATTCAACATGGGATGAAATCCTATTAAGACTTAAAAATGAATTAACACTTCAGCATAAGTCATTAAATACAAATAAAGTTTATATCTATTGGCTTAAGGATTTTATAAAATATATAGGAAAGAAGCCAGCAATACACATAAAAGAGCATGATATAAAGCAGTATTTATCATACTTAGCGTCAAGAAGACATGTTTCTGCAGCAACACAACAACAAGCTTTTAATGCTCTGTTATTTAGTTGT
Above is a genomic segment from Thiospirochaeta perfilievii containing:
- a CDS encoding helix-turn-helix domain-containing protein, producing MNTVSNLRPFINIGPGYTIKKYLESRGWNQEDLAQIIDISPKQLSKIINDKAHITIKVAKLLADAFSTSAEFWVNLDTQYRLKLEPITDKETATQIKAKIRKFMPVSEIRKKGWFSIDNTASGYESLYENIWDKKPNDISIYENCEKKYCARQSKTNEEFTNYYSTTWQRIALLKAKTINVPKYNKDKLHKIIKNYTSYTVSTNGINEIIADLNQAGIKFLVLSHLTKTYLDGACFYDEENPVIVYTCRYDRIDNFWFTLAHEIAHVIKHLSNFKDKYFLDDLTNNDSNDQLEKEADEKAEELLRVEEIITESLQYTKYFSEEKLNIISKKLKIEQSVILGILQHKGYVDYRKLNKYKKKVKDKFPSEINFG
- a CDS encoding type II toxin-antitoxin system RelE/ParE family toxin, translated to MKCYFSNKKLEKLYTTGKSKKYKLSEEIVRDFIWLVGIIDAAKDIYDFWDQPSLNFEKLQGFKNRHSFRINRKYRLEVDIEWENDDQTIGIVGIDEVSKHYQ
- a CDS encoding ATP-binding protein, encoding MKFYAREKELQFLEKQYTTLGSSSKMTVLTGRRRIGKTSLATKFANNKKSLYLFISKKSEKLLCKEFVATIQDKLDYPVIGEISNFKDIFKLLLEIAKKEEIVIIIDEFQEFYNINPSVYSDLQNLWDSYKFESKMQVIFIGSIYSLMHKIFQNSKEPLFGRADMVVYLKPFSPKTIKQILLDNNSFTTENLFIIFLITGGIPRYIEILVNDKKWSEKLIIDYYISEDSPFINEGKTILIEEFGKEYGTYFSILELMSEGRTSRSEIESILEKNIGGYLEKLEIDYDLINKNKPVGAKPTGKVQKYHIKDNFLKFWFRFIQINRTAIENYNFEYIKKYYEKYIQVYKGPLLEKMYQEIFKEKSEFNIIGNYWERGNLNEIDLVAVNDLDKKIIIGEIKMNLDKAKMNDLKNKSVKLLKKYKDYSVEYLLLGMQNLDKYI